CGAGGTAAGTGATTGTAACCATATAAGCCGACAAAAACAGTATACATTTAAACTTAACCTAAATCTCACAAAAAACACCTGCAGTATCTGCATTTGCAGAGATGgtgagaaacaaaaataataaggAAGATATTTTAGTTGCTAAAGGATATAACGACCTAAATggtttttggtgtttttattaCAGAGTGACTTCAGTAATGCCACTGAAGAACCATAAGATGAAATATAAAACACAGCTTTTGCAACGTAtggaagaaaagaaggaaatattataaaaatgttcaTGTTTAAGAAGAGTGCTAAAGGAACATAATCCATCAATATCTAATGGCATGGATTAGCAGCGGGTGACTCAAATAATGTGGCTGCATGATCTAGGGAAGTAAAGAAGGATACCACAAGGTTGTTTATGAATAAACTAAAGATTTTTGGCTTCTAAGGCTAAAGATTTTAACTTCCTATTCTTAAGCCATAAAGTCCTTTACACTTAACCCATTTGCCAAAGCTTAACTCTTTGAGGGTATTTCTCAATCCATAAAATGACAAAGAACTTACTGGATCATGGTTCAATCAAAGCCGTCTAGTTTCTCAAACTATTTTTTGCTGTAAAGTTGTAACTGTAAGCTAATTAACCACAGAACAAACAATGTACATTGAATAGTAATGTAAAGAGAACGAAAAGTTCTATCTCTAACGGATCCACAACTAATTAGTTAGGCCATATTGTTTGTCAAAATTTTTGACTTTCTaccaataaaaagaaaaagaacagaAAAGACAGAATGTTGCTATAGTTTTGGATGGTTGGATGGTTTATTTTTCAATGACTAAGTTTTTGACTTTCTagcaataaaaagaaaaagaacagaAAAGACAGAATGTTTCTATAGTTGGATGGTTGGATGGTTTATTTTTCAATGACTCAGTTTCTAGCAAAAACTGGTCTATTTTTCTCTAGCTTGATCAGTTAATGTTAGGATTGGTAGATAGTTGTTAAACTTGATTTAAATGTATTTGATCAATGCAAATTTATGTTTATcggttgataaaaaaaaaggaaagaacttatctatcatctatcttattaaaacagaaacattctattggacctaacatttattttgtaagtttttaaattaaatacacctttatactttatatactttatagttaaacttacattaaatcattaatgtttctttctttatactactatctacgtttccaaacaatatatttatttctttatactactatcaatgcttccaaacaatatattttttatactactatcaatgtttccaaacaatacaataattaatcttagttatgttatatctatcattttctttttaaaattttgtagaaacgtcataatttcataaattgtaaaataataaactttaaaatttggagtataagattacaaattatgaaattattacaatttaaatcaaattagattacatatcggtcatccaacagttcaatcggttaatctcgggttttagtaatttttttaatatgaatattttaaaaacctaaattgaattgtcagatctccgaattaaccggtataatcacaatcgggttgaatttaaaaacgctgatttaaatgcaaaaatattttaaatacacacttttaaaaattaccaaaatatttattaagttattagtgaaatttttcatcataaaatattccgcgcttccaaagcgcgggtcaagatctagttgtgATTTAGACTAAAAGAAACGTTTTCACTGATAAATTGCTATCATAGATTAAATATGACCCATGAATCATATTTCTGTAATTTATTGAAAGTTTTAGTTATTTACCTTGTTTTGTTcttatttgtttgtttcttaTATTACTACACTGATTGCATTTAGATTAATCACTTGAAATTCATTCTCACTGCTTAAAAAACAGGATTGAATTGACATATTTTATACTACTTTGATATTAGGGTTGAAAAATTAATCATTATCAAAGATCTCTAACGGTTTTGAGATTCATTTCCATGTTAGTTATGTTGTTCTCAAAATCTATATGTTTAGTTTCCGAATGTTAGAGCTTTGTCTCTCCGGATGTGGAGTTATGTCTTGGAAgattttgaatctttctttaCGTATTTGAACAATGTATCTTGTTCTATTTCCTTGTTTGAAATGATATACTATGAtaaggttaaaaaaaaatagttcttGCTGAGTCGGCACCACAAGTagtctcttttctctttttcaaatgaatgtaaaatttatttaaacaaaaaaaaaattgttacatcAGATGCTTCTGGTTTTGATTTCTATAATCAAATGAAAGAACCTAATAATCTATAGAATCTGTTAAGCTTCATGTTTGGTCCCGCGTCCCAAACCATCCAACTAGAGCCTCTTCAAGGTACCTCCGGCCAAGTCCTTGCACTGTTAATAATCTGATGCGGAAACTTGATTAGATTGTTCTCGTGCTGTGGTTGGTCACCATGACGACGAGAATATCGTTCCCTCCAAATGCTGTGTAAAGAATTGTTTACAACCAAGGTAGAATCTACTAAAGAAGTCTTCCACGTAAAGACAACAACAGTTATGATCGTTGTCATAAAGCGGGAGGTCCGGGACATACCCATTTAAGCACTACCAACAAAACAGCAAATCACATCACCAAAAACACTATTTTCCAAACACATTTTTCACCAGAGATTCTTGAAAGTAAAAACTTTCCTTTTGGGCATGAATGTGTATGGGATTATGTTTGGTAACAGAGAATGCAGAGTTAAAAGAGTTTGCGTAAAGGTTCTCTCTGCCTTCACATGGAAAAAAACAAACAGCAACACAACGAAATGGGAATAGCTTAAGACGTTAATTGGACAAGCAGAGCAGACATGACCTTTTGTTCATAAcaatctaaaacaaaaacactCATTCAAAAAGGTGCCATCTCTTCAACTTTGCTTTTTCAGCAACAGTCTCTACTTCGGCTTACTATCAGAATCAGCCTAGAGACGGGCATTATCACGAAAATGATGTCTGATAAGTACCTTCAACATCACCAGGTTTCACACCAAAgcaaactaaacaaaaaagaataatacaaatatacaaTAACAGAGCTCTAGTGAAACAAGCAACCAAACAACTTTACTATATCCTTTTCTTAACAACTTCACTGTatccaaatacaaaaaaaaaataatgcatATCATTAATGATACAGCGATGTGCAAAAGATATACACCATCAAGAATAAGCCTCAACTTTTCATCTATTATATTTCTAACCACTGAGTCCTGTCTTTTGCAAAAgattttactttttcttctcAATAATTGATGTTATAGCCTTCAGAGAAAGTGAGCATCGTAAATGTACAGAAACTCTTGGTGTTACAGTCTGTAATGAACTCACTACTCAGAATCATCAAAGTGATCAATAAATAGAGAGCAGTATGATTTAGGCCACAGATGTTTCTTTGCATTTAAGTAAAATCCAAATCAGAGAGCAGTATGATTTAGGCCACAGATGTTTCTTTGCATTTACTTGTGCGTATCTCACATTATAGTGTTCTAATTACTATTCCATCAATCTCTCTTCCTTTGATACCTCTCAAACACTCTACCAAGAAGTTTGTGGTTtgttatgaacttatgataATGAAAGTAAATCCAAAAAGATGTTTATGATACCATAGACTGTTTTGAGGAGGGCAGGGGTGAAATACGACCACGCTCAACCAAACGTAACATTAGCTGATCTGCCTCCTCAACTTTTCCTTCCAGAACAAGTCTCTTGCTAAGCTTCTCACACATCTTAACATCAGGTATCAGATCACGGTTAAACATCCGACAAGCCACTTTATATGCTGATAGAGGTACACCTTTCTTAAGATACCCTTCCATAAGTACATAACATGTCTTAGCATCAGATGTCGAAGCTGTCCTCAGAACTTTACCCAAAAATTTGTCTGCCTCCTCGAGCTTTCCCAAACCACAAAGCTTCTCAATGACTTGATTATAGACTGTCCTGCATTTCTGCCGCTGCAGCATCTTCTCCAGTATAGCCACGAGATCATCAACCTTTCCCAAAAGGCAGTATCGATGGATGACAGTCCTGTATGTGACAGGGGTAGGATCTATGCCTTTATGAAGCATCTTCTTCATAAGTTCCGTTGCTTCATCTATTCTACCTTTTTTCCCCAATGCATCGACTAAAGTGGTATACGTGAAGACATCTGCGTGTTTGTTGATCAGGTACATGTCATCAAGCAGTGAGAGAGCAGCGTCTACCTCATCGTTCTGACAAAAACCATGAATCACCGTAGTGAAATTCACGACATTAATAGCACACCCTTTGTTCAGACACTCCTCCATGAATTTTCTGGCCTCGTGTGTTCTCCCATCCCGGCAAAGACTCTGGAGCAGTAAGTTAATCTCAACTGGGCCTGGGAAAAAACCTTTTAGCACCATCTCTCTAACAACATCACATGCCTCATTCAATTTCCCTTCCCTACGAAACCCATGCATAAGTACACTATACGTAATAGCATTCGGACTCCACCACTGCTCTTCACTCATGTTCATCATTTCTCTCGCCTCAGACGATTTCCCCGCTCTGCACATCCCATTTAACAGAGCCGTGTACGACACAGTATTTGGTTTGTATCCATGTGTGTGCATAACCTGAAGCAGCTTCTCGGCTTTGTCCACCTCACCCAAACGACAGAAGCCATCAACAACTGTGGTATAAGTTACTACATCAGGAGGGCAGTGTCCCTTTGACAGCATTTCATTAATGAGATCTTTTGCCTCAGACATCCTTCCTTCTTTGCACAATCCATGAACTATAGCACTATAACACACTTTATCAATCCGAAACCCTTTTCCCTCAGCCTCTTTTAGAAACAAAAGAGCCTCATCCGCATGACCATGCTTTGTGAGCATGTGAATAAGATTATTGTAAGTGACTTGATCCACCACCAAACCATGCTCTTTCCCCATCTTCTCCATCAACTCTCTCACTTCAACAATCCGCTTCTCTTTGCAAAAAAAACCCATTACGGTATAGTAACTAACTTTATCCGGCACACAAGGCATTCCCTCAAGCATCTCAACAGCTTCCTCGACTCGACGCAAGTCACAATACCCTCTGATCAAACAGTTATAACTCACCACATCCGGCGCTATCCCAATAACCTGCATACGTTCCACAAACCGTAAAGCCTTCTCCAACCTATCCCCCCTAACAAAAACATCAACAGCAGTGTTGCAAACCAACAAGTCAGGCTCAACACCAGCTCTCTGCATAAGAGTCAACACCTTCAATGCCTCTCTCACCCGACCCGCTCTGCTATACGACACCATCACAAGCGAAAACGCTTTAGGTGTTCGACGCACACCTCTGCGTTTCATCAGGACAAGAACTCTCCTCGCGCCCTGACATAGCTTGGTCCTGCTGAGAACCTCGAGCAGGGAGTAATACACGACGGGGTGGTGGCGGTACCGCCACTGACGATCCGCCCAGTAGAAGAACTTGAGAGCGACGCGCTCGTCGTCTTGCGAGCGTAGAACTGCGCAGACTTGGGAAGGTTTGAGGCTCCTCAGGAGATTCCTCATCTCGCCTTCGTGCTTGGGGTTCCAGGATGATCTGAGACCGATCAGTCGGTTTGTCTCTCTGACCAAAGGATGGCGAgattcgtcttcttcttcctcggcGGCGTCGAATCTACTGTTGACGTCTCGTCTCGATTGGGGGATATTCCCGAAAGATTCCAGAACGGATAAATCAtcatcgtcgtcgtcgtcgagACTTTCTTCattgtcgtcttcttcttctgttaaTTCATCTATCTCGTCGAAGCTAGGGTTTCGAATTTCTCCGGATTCGGTGTCACTGACGTTGAAAGGAGGTGACTTTCCGGAACCCAATTGCGTGAATTCTTCTGGAAGGTGGTCATCTTCGCGATGAGAGAATCCCGAGGAAGGAGAAGTGGAGATAGATGCGTTAGAGATTGGAGAAGGTGAGAATCGGATTAAGGGTCGACGAAGAAGGCGAGTAAGCCTTGAATTCAACATCAAttagaacaaaaagaaaaggaaacgGGTTGTGTTCTTCACGAATATAGCTTTCACTCAAATCCGTAGTGTTCTTCACAGAGCAAAGTAACGGAAAGAAATGCGATTTTGAAAAGTTGGAACTTGAAACTTCAATGGGGTGAGAGAGAGATCACGGAGAGGAGTTtggaaaataaaaacagaatgTTTAATTACGATATGTGTTCAAATTGAACAACGTAGcaccagtggtctagtggtagaatagtaccctgccacggtacagacccgggttcgatttcCGGCTGGTGCATTCTGAGCTGTGAAGAAAACTTGGTTCAGCGATTGTTGGGTCCATCGCAAACATCTGATCTTCAGATGAAATCGCCATACTCTGAGCTCTCTTTTCGGTCaaaaataagttataattttttccGAAAAGTATCAATTTATTAGGTAGACAACAGAAATAAAAAGCCTTAAAATCCGAATGTGTTTGCAAATCAtacaataaatttttatttagaaaaaaaactttttaaatgaGAAACTTTTTGTTAAGATCTGTATGAAAAAAGTATTAGCATCTTGAGATGAAATTGCCATAATCCTGAGCTctctttttggtcaaaaataattaaattgccATATGGAAAAGGTATCTAACAAGAAGTTCGTTAAAGTTatatttgaaaacaaatataacatCCTTGTTGTTGAACGAAAAAGAAGAATCAGCGATCCTCATGTTTATTACTCACGAATTGTATCATGCTTTGTAAACTCACATTAAAGTAGAgtgctataaaaaaaaaagaatcagcgATCCTCCCAATTGCCACAACCAGCGGGAGTTACATTCAGAGCCGTCAAGACTGCGACACGTGACAAACGTAACCGTTAGAACTGtagtaaatatatttgatgTCCTCTCACCCCCTTTGCGCGTAGTCGACGacacccttcttcttcttctgtataCCTCTTTAATATATCGTGTCCTTTCCTTCGCTGGAACATTCCATATTCTCTCACAGGAAACATACTCCGATGATGAACGGTTCGATTCCGACTGCGAACGGTGGAGACGGATCGGCTCTGATATTCCTGGGAACGGGGTGTTCGAGCGCGGTCCCTAACGCAATGTGTTTGATCCAGAAATCAGATTCTCCCTGCTACGTCTGCTCCCAGTCTTTTTCGATCCCTCCAGAGAGAAACCCTAATTACAGGTACATACATACATTCGAGTGTGGAGCAGCTAATCTTAGGTTTTATTTTGCTTCTTGCATGTCCGTGAATCCAGCTCAGAATTTTGCTTCAATTGCTGGGATTGTCTTTTTCATTGCAAGAGTtattatcttgttttttttgggcAGGGGAAACACTTCACTTCTAATTGATTATTATTGCCAAAGCGATGGCAAGCATAAATACATTCAAATCGACGTTGGAAAGACATTCAGAGAACAAGTACTTCGTTGGTTCACTCTTCACAACATTCCTCAAGTTGATTCTGTAAGTCGTGTATGAATAATTGtgtttctccttttttttctgaaagatGTATTAGCATGCCTGAGATAATGTATGAagaaagctaaaaaaaaaaaaaaaaaaaaaaaaaaaaaggaagcaaGCTAACATGAGgcaaatttttaaatctttgAGTTGCAATTCTAAAGTGCATGTAaggacctttttttttttttgcatgatttGCAGATAATTTTGACACATGAACATGCTGATGCAGTACTTGGTTTGGATGATATACGTTCTGTGCAACCATTT
The Raphanus sativus cultivar WK10039 chromosome 1, ASM80110v3, whole genome shotgun sequence DNA segment above includes these coding regions:
- the LOC108826033 gene encoding pentatricopeptide repeat-containing protein At1g09900; protein product: MLNSRLTRLLRRPLIRFSPSPISNASISTSPSSGFSHREDDHLPEEFTQLGSGKSPPFNVSDTESGEIRNPSFDEIDELTEEEDDNEESLDDDDDDDLSVLESFGNIPQSRRDVNSRFDAAEEEEDESRHPLVRETNRLIGLRSSWNPKHEGEMRNLLRSLKPSQVCAVLRSQDDERVALKFFYWADRQWRYRHHPVVYYSLLEVLSRTKLCQGARRVLVLMKRRGVRRTPKAFSLVMVSYSRAGRVREALKVLTLMQRAGVEPDLLVCNTAVDVFVRGDRLEKALRFVERMQVIGIAPDVVSYNCLIRGYCDLRRVEEAVEMLEGMPCVPDKVSYYTVMGFFCKEKRIVEVRELMEKMGKEHGLVVDQVTYNNLIHMLTKHGHADEALLFLKEAEGKGFRIDKVCYSAIVHGLCKEGRMSEAKDLINEMLSKGHCPPDVVTYTTVVDGFCRLGEVDKAEKLLQVMHTHGYKPNTVSYTALLNGMCRAGKSSEAREMMNMSEEQWWSPNAITYSVLMHGFRREGKLNEACDVVREMVLKGFFPGPVEINLLLQSLCRDGRTHEARKFMEECLNKGCAINVVNFTTVIHGFCQNDEVDAALSLLDDMYLINKHADVFTYTTLVDALGKKGRIDEATELMKKMLHKGIDPTPVTYRTVIHRYCLLGKVDDLVAILEKMLQRQKCRTVYNQVIEKLCGLGKLEEADKFLGKVLRTASTSDAKTCYVLMEGYLKKGVPLSAYKVACRMFNRDLIPDVKMCEKLSKRLVLEGKVEEADQLMLRLVERGRISPLPSSKQSMVS